In Drosophila innubila isolate TH190305 chromosome 2R unlocalized genomic scaffold, UK_Dinn_1.0 1_C_2R, whole genome shotgun sequence, the following are encoded in one genomic region:
- the LOC117784080 gene encoding protein spinster isoform X3 encodes MSQKHHQSYQPLPTAAAAMDNPAMSNSSSSSGSNDDVAGSEPLGLPATYSSQQLVTSDFDSMERLRGNDPEPPPRSTTASQWFTVGVLCFVNLINYMDRFTIAGVLTEVQSDFHIDNDEGGLLQTAFVVSYMVFAPLFGYLGDRYSRRWLMAIGVAMWSTTTLLGSYMHQFGWFLTFRALVGIGEASYSTIAPTIISDLFVNSMRSQMLAMFYFAIPVGSGLGYIVGSKTAHLANNWRWALRVTPILGVIAVVLICLIKDPKRGASEGTHNLEPTTFWTDIKELVKNRSFMLSTAGFTCVAFVAGALAWWGPTYIHLGLKMQPGNEDLKLDDVSFIFGLITMFAGLLGVPLGSILSQRLRKRFPTSDPVICATGLLLSAPLLTGACLLVSSQTHLTYTLIFFGQLALNMNWAIVADILLYVVLPTRRSTAEAFQILISHALGDAGSPYLVGAISVAIKGHLSAQPKMISQPSLQSMSQVLENATEAVTATLRDMQFTPTKSSSSDVISFEALQYSLFSTTFVEVLGGIFFLCTACYVIKDRRKATQASMESSNRQQIANRPVSG; translated from the exons ATGTCGCAGAAACACCATCAGTCCTATCAACCGCTACCAACTGCCGCGGCTGCCATGGACAATCCGGCgatgagcaacagcagcagcagcagtggcagcaacgaTGACGTTGCCGGTTCGGAGCCGCTCGGATTACCTGCGACTTACTCGTCACAACAGCTCGTCACATCCGATTTTGATTCAATGGAGCGGCTGCGAGGCAACGATCCTGAACCGCCTCCACGCTCCACAACAGCCAGCCAATGGTTCACCGTCGGCGTCCTCTGCTTTGTCAATCTCATCAACTACATGGATCGCTTCACAATCGCGG GCGTGCTAACCGAAGTACAGTCCGACTTCCATATAGACAACGATGAGGGGGGATTATTGCAGACTGCATTTGTTGTCTCCTACATGGTATTTGCACCCCTCTTCGGTTATCTGGGAGATCGGTATTCCCGCCGTTGGCTAATGGCTATAGGCGTCGCGATGtggtcaacaacaacattactGGGCTCATATATGCACCAATTCGGCTGGTTCCTCACATTCCGGGCTCTAGTCGGCATCGGGGAGGCATCCTACAGCACCATAGCCCCAACAATAATCTCGGATCTGTTTGTGAACAGCATGCGGTCCCAAATGCTGGCCATGTTCTACTTTGCTATTCCTGTGGGCTCTGGATTGGG CTACATTGTTGGCTCAAAGACGGCGCATTTGGCCAACAACTGGCGCTGGGCATTGCGTGTGACGCCCATATTGGGCGTGATCGCTGTGGTGCTTATCTGCCTGATCAAGGATCCCAAGCGTGGTGCTAGCGAGGGTACACACAATCTGGAGCCAACCACATTCTGGACGGACATCAAGGAGTTGGTCAAGAATCGTTCCTTTATGCTGTCTACGGCCGGTTTCACCTGTGTGGCATTTGTGGCCGGAGCATTGGCGTGGTGGGGACCCACCTACATTCATTTGGGCCTCAAGATGCAACCTGGCAACGAGGACTTGAAGTTGGATGA CGTCTCATTCATATTTGGGCTTATTACCATGTTCGCTGGTCTGCTGGGCGTGCCATTGGGTTCAATTCTATCGCAGCGACTGAGGAAACGCTTCCCGACCTCCGATCCCGTTATATGCGCTACTGGCCTGCTGCTTAGCGCTCCGCTTTTGACCGGCGCCTGTTTGCTCGTTTCTAGCCAAACCCATCTGACatatactttaatattttttggtcAATTAGCTTTAAACATGAACTGGGCAATTGTTGCGGACATTTTGCTG TATGTGGTGTTGCCCACTCGTCGCTCAACCGCCGAAGCCTTTCAAATATTAATCTCACATGCGCTGGGCGATGCCGGAAGTCCGTATCTGGTGGGAGCt ATATCCGTTGCGATTAAGGGTCATCTTAGCGCGCAGCCGAAAATGATCAGCCAGCCGAGTTTACAGAGCATGTCGCAAGTGTTGGAAAACGCAACGGAAGCTGTAACGGCAACACTCAGAGATATGCAGTTCACGCCCACAAAGAGC AGCTCGAGTGATGTGATTTCATTTGAAGCGCTACAGTATTCACTATTCTCCACAACCTTTGTTGAAGTGCTGGGCGGCATTTTCTTCCTGTGCACTGCTTGCTATGTGATCAAGGATAGACGCAAGGCCACACAAGCATCTATGG AATCGAGCAATCGGCAACAGATTGCAAATAGACCAGTAAGTGGCTAA
- the LOC117784080 gene encoding protein spinster isoform X2, whose protein sequence is MSQKHHQSYQPLPTAAAAMDNPAMSNSSSSSGSNDDVAGSEPLGLPATYSSQQLVTSDFDSMERLRGNDPEPPPRSTTASQWFTVGVLCFVNLINYMDRFTIAGVLTEVQSDFHIDNDEGGLLQTAFVVSYMVFAPLFGYLGDRYSRRWLMAIGVAMWSTTTLLGSYMHQFGWFLTFRALVGIGEASYSTIAPTIISDLFVNSMRSQMLAMFYFAIPVGSGLGYIVGSKTAHLANNWRWALRVTPILGVIAVVLICLIKDPKRGASEGTHNLEPTTFWTDIKELVKNRSFMLSTAGFTCVAFVAGALAWWGPTYIHLGLKMQPGNEDLKLDDVSYKFGLVAMGAGLIGVPLGSFLAQRLRHRIENCDPYICAVGLFISAPMVFLALIMPRTSGTFCFIFVFLAQVTLNLSWSIVADMLLYVVLPTRRSTAEAFQILISHALGDAGSPYLVGAISVAIKGHLSAQPKMISQPSLQSMSQVLENATEAVTATLRDMQFTPTKSSSSDVISFEALQYSLFSTTFVEVLGGIFFLCTACYVIKDRRKATQASMVKDLNLAPSDNKTDLFDSDCLVMCTDIALRERA, encoded by the exons ATGTCGCAGAAACACCATCAGTCCTATCAACCGCTACCAACTGCCGCGGCTGCCATGGACAATCCGGCgatgagcaacagcagcagcagcagtggcagcaacgaTGACGTTGCCGGTTCGGAGCCGCTCGGATTACCTGCGACTTACTCGTCACAACAGCTCGTCACATCCGATTTTGATTCAATGGAGCGGCTGCGAGGCAACGATCCTGAACCGCCTCCACGCTCCACAACAGCCAGCCAATGGTTCACCGTCGGCGTCCTCTGCTTTGTCAATCTCATCAACTACATGGATCGCTTCACAATCGCGG GCGTGCTAACCGAAGTACAGTCCGACTTCCATATAGACAACGATGAGGGGGGATTATTGCAGACTGCATTTGTTGTCTCCTACATGGTATTTGCACCCCTCTTCGGTTATCTGGGAGATCGGTATTCCCGCCGTTGGCTAATGGCTATAGGCGTCGCGATGtggtcaacaacaacattactGGGCTCATATATGCACCAATTCGGCTGGTTCCTCACATTCCGGGCTCTAGTCGGCATCGGGGAGGCATCCTACAGCACCATAGCCCCAACAATAATCTCGGATCTGTTTGTGAACAGCATGCGGTCCCAAATGCTGGCCATGTTCTACTTTGCTATTCCTGTGGGCTCTGGATTGGG CTACATTGTTGGCTCAAAGACGGCGCATTTGGCCAACAACTGGCGCTGGGCATTGCGTGTGACGCCCATATTGGGCGTGATCGCTGTGGTGCTTATCTGCCTGATCAAGGATCCCAAGCGTGGTGCTAGCGAGGGTACACACAATCTGGAGCCAACCACATTCTGGACGGACATCAAGGAGTTGGTCAAGAATCGTTCCTTTATGCTGTCTACGGCCGGTTTCACCTGTGTGGCATTTGTGGCCGGAGCATTGGCGTGGTGGGGACCCACCTACATTCATTTGGGCCTCAAGATGCAACCTGGCAACGAGGACTTGAAGTTGGATGA TGTTTCCTACAAATTTGGCCTGGTCGCAATGGGTGCTGGCCTAATCGGTGTACCGTTAGGCTCTTTTCTGGCCCAACGCCTGCGACACCGCATCGAGAACTGTGATCCCTATATCTGTGCCGTCGGACTGTTTATATCGGCACCCATGGTCTTTTTGGCCCTCATCATGCCCAGAACGAGTGGAACTTTCTGCTTTATCTTTGTGTTTTTGGCCCAAGTGACGCTCAATCTGAGCTGGTCCATTGTGGCCGACATGCTGTTG TATGTGGTGTTGCCCACTCGTCGCTCAACCGCCGAAGCCTTTCAAATATTAATCTCACATGCGCTGGGCGATGCCGGAAGTCCGTATCTGGTGGGAGCt ATATCCGTTGCGATTAAGGGTCATCTTAGCGCGCAGCCGAAAATGATCAGCCAGCCGAGTTTACAGAGCATGTCGCAAGTGTTGGAAAACGCAACGGAAGCTGTAACGGCAACACTCAGAGATATGCAGTTCACGCCCACAAAGAGC AGCTCGAGTGATGTGATTTCATTTGAAGCGCTACAGTATTCACTATTCTCCACAACCTTTGTTGAAGTGCTGGGCGGCATTTTCTTCCTGTGCACTGCTTGCTATGTGATCAAGGATAGACGCAAGGCCACACAAGCATCTATGG TTAAAGATTTGAATTTGGCGCCAAGCGATAACAAGACAGATCTTTTTGATTCGGATTGCCTGGTCATGTGCACCGATATTGCGCTGCGAGAGCGAGCGTGA
- the LOC117784080 gene encoding protein spinster isoform X1 — translation MSQKHHQSYQPLPTAAAAMDNPAMSNSSSSSGSNDDVAGSEPLGLPATYSSQQLVTSDFDSMERLRGNDPEPPPRSTTASQWFTVGVLCFVNLINYMDRFTIAGVLTEVQSDFHIDNDEGGLLQTAFVVSYMVFAPLFGYLGDRYSRRWLMAIGVAMWSTTTLLGSYMHQFGWFLTFRALVGIGEASYSTIAPTIISDLFVNSMRSQMLAMFYFAIPVGSGLGYIVGSKTAHLANNWRWALRVTPILGVIAVVLICLIKDPKRGASEGTHNLEPTTFWTDIKELVKNRSFMLSTAGFTCVAFVAGALAWWGPTYIHLGLKMQPGNEDLKLDDVSFIFGLITMFAGLLGVPLGSILSQRLRKRFPTSDPVICATGLLLSAPLLTGACLLVSSQTHLTYTLIFFGQLALNMNWAIVADILLYVVLPTRRSTAEAFQILISHALGDAGSPYLVGAISVAIKGHLSAQPKMISQPSLQSMSQVLENATEAVTATLRDMQFTPTKSSSSDVISFEALQYSLFSTTFVEVLGGIFFLCTACYVIKDRRKATQASMVKDLNLAPSDNKTDLFDSDCLVMCTDIALRERA, via the exons ATGTCGCAGAAACACCATCAGTCCTATCAACCGCTACCAACTGCCGCGGCTGCCATGGACAATCCGGCgatgagcaacagcagcagcagcagtggcagcaacgaTGACGTTGCCGGTTCGGAGCCGCTCGGATTACCTGCGACTTACTCGTCACAACAGCTCGTCACATCCGATTTTGATTCAATGGAGCGGCTGCGAGGCAACGATCCTGAACCGCCTCCACGCTCCACAACAGCCAGCCAATGGTTCACCGTCGGCGTCCTCTGCTTTGTCAATCTCATCAACTACATGGATCGCTTCACAATCGCGG GCGTGCTAACCGAAGTACAGTCCGACTTCCATATAGACAACGATGAGGGGGGATTATTGCAGACTGCATTTGTTGTCTCCTACATGGTATTTGCACCCCTCTTCGGTTATCTGGGAGATCGGTATTCCCGCCGTTGGCTAATGGCTATAGGCGTCGCGATGtggtcaacaacaacattactGGGCTCATATATGCACCAATTCGGCTGGTTCCTCACATTCCGGGCTCTAGTCGGCATCGGGGAGGCATCCTACAGCACCATAGCCCCAACAATAATCTCGGATCTGTTTGTGAACAGCATGCGGTCCCAAATGCTGGCCATGTTCTACTTTGCTATTCCTGTGGGCTCTGGATTGGG CTACATTGTTGGCTCAAAGACGGCGCATTTGGCCAACAACTGGCGCTGGGCATTGCGTGTGACGCCCATATTGGGCGTGATCGCTGTGGTGCTTATCTGCCTGATCAAGGATCCCAAGCGTGGTGCTAGCGAGGGTACACACAATCTGGAGCCAACCACATTCTGGACGGACATCAAGGAGTTGGTCAAGAATCGTTCCTTTATGCTGTCTACGGCCGGTTTCACCTGTGTGGCATTTGTGGCCGGAGCATTGGCGTGGTGGGGACCCACCTACATTCATTTGGGCCTCAAGATGCAACCTGGCAACGAGGACTTGAAGTTGGATGA CGTCTCATTCATATTTGGGCTTATTACCATGTTCGCTGGTCTGCTGGGCGTGCCATTGGGTTCAATTCTATCGCAGCGACTGAGGAAACGCTTCCCGACCTCCGATCCCGTTATATGCGCTACTGGCCTGCTGCTTAGCGCTCCGCTTTTGACCGGCGCCTGTTTGCTCGTTTCTAGCCAAACCCATCTGACatatactttaatattttttggtcAATTAGCTTTAAACATGAACTGGGCAATTGTTGCGGACATTTTGCTG TATGTGGTGTTGCCCACTCGTCGCTCAACCGCCGAAGCCTTTCAAATATTAATCTCACATGCGCTGGGCGATGCCGGAAGTCCGTATCTGGTGGGAGCt ATATCCGTTGCGATTAAGGGTCATCTTAGCGCGCAGCCGAAAATGATCAGCCAGCCGAGTTTACAGAGCATGTCGCAAGTGTTGGAAAACGCAACGGAAGCTGTAACGGCAACACTCAGAGATATGCAGTTCACGCCCACAAAGAGC AGCTCGAGTGATGTGATTTCATTTGAAGCGCTACAGTATTCACTATTCTCCACAACCTTTGTTGAAGTGCTGGGCGGCATTTTCTTCCTGTGCACTGCTTGCTATGTGATCAAGGATAGACGCAAGGCCACACAAGCATCTATGG TTAAAGATTTGAATTTGGCGCCAAGCGATAACAAGACAGATCTTTTTGATTCGGATTGCCTGGTCATGTGCACCGATATTGCGCTGCGAGAGCGAGCGTGA